A part of Leifsonia xyli subsp. xyli str. CTCB07 genomic DNA contains:
- a CDS encoding DNA-3-methyladenine glycosylase I, whose translation MSESPAAAPAAASNRPAVVIGDDGVQRCSWPANDAKYTRYHDEEWGGPQHDPKALYEKICLEGFQAGLSWITILRRRPAFREVFLGFQPERVAAMTEADVLRLLQDERIIRHRGKIEATIANANAVLKLDVPLDDLLWSFAPRKPPPPPPQAWSEVPAVTPESTALSAELRRRGFRFVGPTTMYALMQATGMVDDHVEGCFRAAE comes from the coding sequence ATGAGCGAGAGCCCCGCCGCCGCACCGGCGGCCGCCTCGAACCGTCCAGCGGTGGTCATCGGCGACGACGGCGTCCAACGCTGCTCCTGGCCCGCGAACGACGCCAAGTACACCCGCTACCACGACGAGGAGTGGGGAGGTCCCCAGCACGATCCGAAGGCCCTCTACGAGAAGATCTGCCTCGAAGGCTTCCAGGCCGGCCTCTCCTGGATCACGATCCTCCGCCGCCGCCCGGCCTTCCGCGAGGTGTTCCTGGGCTTCCAGCCCGAGCGCGTCGCGGCGATGACCGAAGCCGACGTCCTCCGCCTGCTGCAGGACGAGCGGATCATCCGCCACCGCGGCAAGATCGAGGCAACCATCGCGAACGCCAACGCGGTCCTGAAGTTGGATGTCCCACTCGATGATCTCCTCTGGAGCTTCGCTCCCCGGAAGCCCCCCCCCCCCCCCCCCCAGGCGTGGTCGGAGGTCCCGGCGGTGACCCCGGAATCCACGGCGCTGAGCGCAGAGCTCCGCCGCCGCGGCTTTCGCTTCGTCGGCCCGACCACGATGTACGCGCTGATGCAGGCGACCGGAATGGTGGACGACCATGTCGAGGGATGCTTCCGCGCGGCGGAGTGA
- a CDS encoding methylated-DNA--[protein]-cysteine S-methyltransferase, protein MSSSSRYLLSVPSPIGRIELTGDGEAVTSLSIARGGILPHGERPEYTSAVLDDAAEQLAQYFAGDRRDFDLPLRLEGTPFRRAVWERLAGLGFGTLTTYGELGLALGHSGYGRAVGGAVGANPVPIIVGCHRVLSSSGKVTGYSGGEGIPTKLWLLEHEGMTLAT, encoded by the coding sequence ATGAGCAGTTCATCCCGCTACCTCCTCAGCGTCCCGAGCCCCATCGGGCGGATCGAGCTGACCGGCGACGGCGAGGCCGTCACTTCTCTCTCGATCGCCCGCGGCGGAATCCTGCCGCACGGTGAGCGCCCCGAGTACACAAGCGCCGTCCTCGACGACGCTGCCGAGCAACTCGCCCAGTACTTCGCGGGCGACCGGCGCGACTTCGACCTCCCGCTGCGTCTCGAGGGCACGCCGTTCCGCCGCGCAGTGTGGGAGCGGCTGGCTGGCTTGGGATTCGGCACGCTCACCACATACGGCGAGCTGGGTCTCGCCCTCGGCCATTCGGGGTACGGCCGGGCCGTCGGCGGCGCGGTCGGCGCCAATCCCGTGCCGATCATCGTCGGCTGCCACCGTGTGCTGTCCTCCTCCGGCAAGGTCACCGGCTACAGCGGCGGCGAGGGCATCCCCACCAAACTGTGGCTGCTCGAGCACGAGGGAATGACGCTGGCCACATGA